A genome region from Sardina pilchardus chromosome 22, fSarPil1.1, whole genome shotgun sequence includes the following:
- the aatkb gene encoding serine/threonine-protein kinase LMTK1 produces MIMTSIFNPGFALSSHFDTDDAPLSELSWSSSLAVVAISFSGLFTFIFLMLACLCCKKGDIGFKEFENAEGEEYQADVSTLASPASQSGGPDVYVLPLTEVSRPLNKQPGRSVQLSKSTDVGRHSLLYIKEIGHGWFGKVLLGEVNCGASSMQVVVKELKSSSSVQDQMHFLEEAKPFRGLQHPALLQCLAQCTEVTPYLLVMEFCPLGDVKGYLRSCRAADTMTPDPLILQRMACEIASGLLHLHKHSFVHSDLALRNCLLTSDVTVKIGDYGLSHSKYKDDYFVTSDQTWVPLRWIAPELVDDVHGNLLVADQSKQSNIWSLGVTIWELFELGNQPYRLYSDRQVLSYAVKDQQLKLPKPLLKVPLAERWYEVMQFCWLQADQRPNAEEVHLLLTYLCAKSASEAEEDFERRWNSMRPNTGTHRHHGLHGAGAMALEMAAPSASTSSSFPLLEQFAVGDNYNSESGDDILTVTETSHGLNFEYKWEQARAEQSYHHSSSTGTLGQGNPHCQEIYYPPGGIVGGCGMDGLTLGVSPSYYEPKQLHAPGVVPVLSAHSPSVSSEYYIRIEEPVDCNVDMEYATYSPEFGGSNGSFLTGSGDSGECMNCPAEVKPIDYWAADVHKSSAYDSDNTSPALSLTMEPLLGQVSSGSPLRPWESGHYVSYKDRDGGYYFEHSPPITMEGYIIGKPPEPHQESWGSRSLRQALGELENPLGISPSLDSPRQGYGDPYLETSQGSIIGKNVTGGYYDMMGSLRKTMPNSHQVSINMETEGALFLRHGDSDSEEDDDEEDLFVERQARGGWAGHLNSGSSSLCRRQSSCQQQDAYIDFHYTMPTTDVEDCWSDEQKLAYHHPAKPIDYLEATPKDSGCVAHGSHYPLVTAECNPYVYICHETIPDKVLPVECCQMVESPHFIDPLTGAVVRNCYMNDYEKMIGAPSEGKTENKELSARVGDSTSKAKSLNKSTQYEITEQYVDITVEDPSDKKEESVKEIAPKESESVIVEITTCQTTEPNPAMVVQSEPNSEVSRTADSGIDRGHSSVSLVEIDDCSDDDITDVTSAIFGDLPMDYVETGDYATSSPALKSLQKQVGTPDSMDSIDLPSATGSSEAFSPASHPSSSPKAMDSGYDTENNESPEFVLKEPHESQEPKAFTQPLGKPIISASMDEEKEEPTEAVTTSVSLSASQNSEGGLVALSQDIPYRDSAYFSDYDADNEKLSRDEEEAKEIEREIHAVEETTGVNVITSEEQDDQIEEKVHVSEEEREDNGHTENRDLLPQLEVTEIKDTISSSTPCPSFTLHSAEECQIKSEKKSLPDERLKTGVLGEGMLSEQSADQDGLCSTQILFCDEVSKETEHTEVPEVPSPPLDPSDTNSTNESTSNFKQEEHEQQQEHDEEETSNTESLSKEEKERYSKETDRSVSVGTSCNKDQIPQSSQGQEEEVQPKISARVSSPPPPLRPLEGRVSPADGEEADEEDADTDDSDESDEELRTYSVQEQSEESEDENHPVPIVISDCSDAHNLRSLLKIPTLVSESSIDESEAKKKVVSFFDDVTVYLFDQESPTRELADHGFPPGAESAKQGSKVREPRPQEKVAVSDDSSDGNISEESAGFEWEDDFPLLSVGSSTTKAAPEPEPAPPKLPSVTAETKPTIQYSRFTVSPSTISRFSITHVTDSDMESAGGSSEDGDRE; encoded by the exons TCCAGCTGTCCAAGTCCACAGACGTCGGTCGGCACAGCCTGCTCTACATCAAGGAGATCGGCCATGGCTGGTTTGGCAAG gttctCCTGGGTGAGGTGAACTGCGGTGCGAGCTCCATGCAGGTGGTGGTGAAGGAGCTGAAGTCCAGTTCTAGCGTCCAGGACCAGATGCACTTCCTGGAGGAGGCCAAGCCCTTCCG GGGGCTCCAGCACCCAGCCCTGCTGCAGTGCCTGGCACAGTGCACTGAGGTCACCCCCTACCTGCTGGTCATGGAGTTCTGCCCGCTG GGCGATGTGAAGGGATACCTGCGCAGCTGCCGGGCGGCTGACACGATGACCCCTGACCCCCTCATCCTGCAGCGGATGGCCTGTGAGATCGCCTCGggccttctccacctccacaaACACAGCTTCGTACACAG tgaCCTGGCCTTGAGGAACTGCCTGCTCACCTCGGACGTGACGGTCAAGATAGGAGATTATGGGCTCTCCCACAGCAAGTATAAG GACGACTACTTTGTGACGTCCGATCAGACGTGGGTGCCTCTCCGCTGGATCGCCCCTGAACTTGTCGACGACGTTCATGGAAACCTACTGGTGGCGGATCAAAGCAAGCAAAGCAATATCTG gtcTCTGGGCGTGACCATCTGGGAGCTGTTTGAGCTGGGGAACCAGCCCTACCGCCTCtactcagacagacaggtgcTCAGCTACGCCGTCAAAGACCAGCAGCTCAAGCTGCCCAAGCCCCTGCTCAAGGTCCCTCTGGCGGAGCGCTG GTATGAAGTGATGCAGTTCTGCTGGCTCCAAGCGGACCAGAGGCCCAACGCCGAGGAAGTCCACCTCCTGCTCACTTACCTGTGCGCCAAGAGTGCCAGCGAGGCCGAGGAGGACTTCGAGCGGCGCTGGAACTCCATGCGGCCCAACACCGGCACGCACAGGCACCACGGCCTGCACGGCGCTGGAGCGATGGCCCTGGAGATGGCCGCCCCGTCCGCCTCCACCTCGTCGTCCTTCCCCCTGCTGGAGCAGTTCGCGGTGGGCGACAACTACAACTCGGAGTCCGGCGACGATATTTTGACAGTGACGGAGACGAGCCACGGACTGAACTTCGAGTACAAGTGGGAGCAGGCGCGGGCCGAGCAGTCGTACCACCATTCGTCGTCCACGGGCACCTTGGGGCAAGGCAACCCCCACTGCCAGGAGATATATTACCCACCAGGGGGCATTGTCGGCGGCTGTGGGATGGACGGCCTCACCCTTGGGGTGTCTCCATCGTACTACGAGCCGAAGCAGCTTCACGCACCAGGGGTAGTCCCTGTGTTGAGCGCCCACAGTCCTTCGGTGAGCAGCGAGTACTACATCCGCATCGAAGAGCCAGTCGACTGCAACGTTGATATGGAGTACGCCACCTACAGCCCAGAGTTCGGGGGCAGCAACGGGAGCTTTCTGACCGGAAGTGGAGACTCGGGAGAATGTATGAACTGCCCAGCGGAGGTGAAGCCCATCGACTACTGGGCCGCTGACGTCCACAAAAGCAGTGCCTACGACTCAGACAACACGAGCCCTGCCTTGTCCCTAACCATGGAGCCTCTGCTCGGCCAGGTTTCCAGTGGTAGCCCCCTCAGGCCCTGGGAGTCGGGACATTATGTCTCCTACAAGGACCGTGACGGGGGTTACTACTTCGAACACTCGCCTCCCATAACGATGGAGGGCTACATTATTGGGAAGCCTCCGGAGCCTCACCAAGAGAGCTGGGGGTCCCGTAGCCTGCGGCAGGCGCTGGGAGAGCTGGAGAACCCCCTGGGGATTTCGCCTTCTCTCGACAGCCCCCGCCAAGGCTACGGCGACCCCTACCTGGAGACAAGCCAAGGCTCCATCATTGGGAAGAACGTGACGGGCGGCTACTATGACATGATGGGTTCCCTACGGAAGACCATGCCCAACTCTCACCAGGTCAGCATCAACATGGAGACAGAGGGGGCGCTCTTTCTGCGGCACGGGGACAGCGACAGTGAGGAAGACGATGACGAGGAGGATTTGTTTGTCGAGAGGCAGGCGAGAGGTGGCTGGGCCGGTCATCTCAACAGCGGCAGTTCTAGCCTGTGCCGGAGACAAAGCTCGTGCCAACAGCAGGACGCCTACATCGATTTCCACTACACCATGCCCACGACGGATGTCGAGGATTGCTGGTCAGATGAGCAAAAGTTAGCCTACCATCACCCTGCTAAACCGATAGACTATCTAGAAGCCACCCCAAAAGACAGTGGTTGTGTTGCACATGGAAGTCATTATCCCCTGGTAACGGCAGAGTGCAATCCCTATGTCTACATATGCCATGAGACGATACCAGATAAGGTATTGCCTGTGGAATGCTGCCAAATGGTGGAGAGTCCTCACTTCATTGATCCTCTCACTGGTGCAGTAGTGAGGAACTGCTATATGAATGACTATGAGAAGATGATTGGAGCACCCAGCGAAGGCAAGACAGAAAACAAAGAGTTATCAGCCAGGGTTGGTGATTCGACCTCAAAGGCAAAATCTCTCAATAAGTCAACTCAGTATGAAATTACAGAGCAATATGTGGACATCACTGTGGAGGATCCTTCTGATAAGAAAGAAGAGAGTGTGAAGGAGATTGCACCGAAAGAGTCCGAATCTGTGATTGTGGAAATAACTACCTGCCAAACAACAGAACCGAATCCTGCCATGGTTGTCCAGTCAGAACCTAATTCTGAAGTGAGTCGGACGGCAGACAGTGGGATCGACCGGGGACACTCCAGCGTCAGTCTGGTGGAGATCGATGACTGTAGTGACGACGATATCACTGATGTCACCTCGGCGATCTTCGGTGACCTCCCTATGGACTACGTAGAGACCGGAGACTATGCCACTTCCTCCCCTGCTCTAAAGTCCCTCCAGAAGCAGGTGGGCACGCCAGACTCAATGGACTCCATTGACCTTCCCTCCGCCACAGGCTCTAGCGAAGCCTTCAGCCCCGCCTCGCACCCCTCCAGCTCCCCCAAAGCCATGGACAGTGGCTACGACACTGAGAATAACGAGTCCCCCGAGTTTGTACTCAAGGAACCTCATGAATCGCAGGAGCCTAAGGCCTTCACCCAGCCCCTGGGGAAGCCGATTATCTCAGCCAGCAtggatgaggagaaggaggaaccAACTGAAGCTGTGACtacctctgtctctttgtcagcTTCTCAGAACAGCGAGGGAGGGCTGGTAGCTCTAAGTCAGGACATCCCTTACCGCGATTCTGCTTATTTTTCGGATTACGATGCAGATAATGAAAAACTCTCCCGGGATGAGGAGGAAGCGAAAGAGATAGAGCGTGAGATTCATGCGGTTGAGGAAACAACAGGGGTAAATGTCATCACTTCAGAAGAACAAGATGACCAAATAGAAGAGAAGGTACATGTGtccgaggaagagagagaggataatggTCACACTGAAAATAGAGATCTACTTCCTCAACTGGAGGTCACTGAAATAAAGGACACTATTTCTTCCTCAACTCCCTGCCCCTCTTTTACTCTTCATTCTGCAGAGGAATGTCAGataaaatcagagaaaaaatcTTTGCCAGATGAAAGACTAAAAACTGGAGTCTTGGGTGAAGGCATGCTATCTGAACAGTCTGCAGACCAAGACGGACTGTGTTCCACCCAAATACTCTTTTGTGATGAAGTCTCCAAggaaacagaacacacagaggtTCCAGAGGTTCCATCTCCACCCCTTGATCCCAGTGACACAAACAGTACCAATGAATCAACCTCCAATTTCAAACAGGAAGAACATGAACAGCAGCAAGAACATGATGAAGAAGAGACCTCAAATACAGAATCTCTAtccaaagaagaaaaagaaagatacaGCAAGGAGACAGACAGGAGTGTATCAGTAGGTACCTCCTGCAACAAGGATCAAATCCCCCAAAGTAGTCAAGGACAAGAAGAGGAGGTGCAGCCTAAGATCTCCGCTCgtgtctcctcccctcccccaccccttcGTCCTCTGGAGGGTCGAGTGTCGCCTGCCGATGGAGAGGAGGCGGATGAGGAGGACGCTGACACGGACGACAGCGACGAATCGGACGAGGAGCTGCGGACCTACAGCGTTCAGGAACAGAGCGAAGAGAGCGAGGACGAGAATCACCCGGTGCCCATCGTCATCAGCGACTGCAGCGACGCCCACAACCTCCGCAGCCTGCTGAAGATTCCCACCCTGGTGTCGGAGTCGTCCATCGATGAGTCAGAGGCCAAGAAGAAGGTTGTGTCCTTCTTTGATGACGTCACTGTCTATTTGTTTGACCAG GAGAGCCCCACCCGGGAGTTGGCAGATCATGGGTTTCCTCCAGGCGCCGAGTCCGCTAAGCAGGGATCAAAGGTCAGAGAGCCACGCCCACAGGAGAAAGTGGCTGTCTCTGATGACTCCTCAGACGGCAACATCTCAGAAGAGA GTGCCGGCTTTGAGTGGGAGGATGACTTTCCACTCTTGTCCGTCGGGTCTTCGACAACAAAGGCCGCCCCAGAACCTGAACCAGCTCCGCCTAAGCTGCCGTCTGTCACCGCGGAGACCAAGCCCACAATTCAGTACTCCCGCTTCACGGTCTCGCCCTCGACCATCTCTCGTTTCTCCATCACGCATGTCACCGACTCGGACATGGAATCTGCAGGAG